The Mycolicibacterium smegmatis genome has a window encoding:
- a CDS encoding FABP family protein, whose amino-acid sequence MTSAQTLDRTTVSGPQKLGPLTPLVGEWEGDEGVDISYHNNDDEIGRTTYFEKAVFKPIPLQENGRQVLWGLSYSMTAWRHGEEAMDPFHDEIGFLLWDKADGQVIRNVVFGRGIAILAGGDAAIGDRILHFDATPGDPCYGILQNRYLLDRAEIKGFTSSFVFDEDGAFSYTSDLRLRLAATGSEMHHTDENTLRRVKRFHPGSGLN is encoded by the coding sequence ATGACCAGCGCGCAGACGCTCGACCGCACCACTGTCTCCGGCCCGCAGAAACTCGGACCATTGACCCCACTGGTCGGTGAGTGGGAGGGCGACGAAGGTGTGGACATCAGCTACCACAACAACGACGATGAGATCGGAAGGACCACCTACTTCGAAAAGGCCGTCTTCAAGCCGATCCCGCTCCAGGAGAACGGCCGGCAGGTGCTCTGGGGTCTCAGCTACTCGATGACCGCCTGGCGGCACGGGGAAGAGGCGATGGACCCCTTCCATGACGAGATCGGGTTTCTGCTCTGGGACAAGGCCGATGGTCAGGTCATCCGCAATGTGGTGTTCGGCCGGGGTATCGCGATCCTCGCGGGCGGTGACGCCGCCATCGGCGATCGCATCCTGCACTTCGACGCGACCCCCGGTGACCCCTGCTACGGCATCCTGCAGAACCGCTATCTGCTCGACCGTGCCGAGATCAAAGGCTTCACCAGCAGTTTCGTCTTCGACGAAGACGGCGCCTTCAGCTACACGTCGGATCTGCGACTGCGACTGGCCGCCACCGGTTCCGAGATGCATCACACCGACGAGAACACCTTGCGTCGCGTCAAGCGGTTCCATCCGGGTTCTGGGCTCAACTGA
- a CDS encoding MarR family winged helix-turn-helix transcriptional regulator: MSKKADSTAREVVAVQLVTSDLVGVALRSVDGLEVSLPQFRLLRVLDELGEAGATRCAEMLGIGGSSITRLVDRLHSSGHLVRRPDPANRSAVVLALTDEGRRLVRKVESRRRRELGKALDRLSSEERSQCIAALERLHEVLQAPEDPRIPY, translated from the coding sequence GTGAGTAAGAAGGCGGACTCAACGGCCCGCGAGGTGGTCGCTGTTCAGCTTGTCACCAGCGACCTGGTGGGTGTGGCCCTGCGCAGCGTCGACGGCCTGGAAGTGTCTCTGCCACAGTTTCGGCTGCTGCGGGTGCTCGATGAGTTGGGCGAAGCCGGTGCCACCAGATGTGCGGAGATGCTGGGAATCGGGGGATCGTCCATCACCCGCCTGGTCGACCGACTCCACTCCTCAGGCCACCTGGTCCGTCGCCCGGATCCTGCCAACCGCAGTGCGGTGGTGCTCGCACTCACCGACGAAGGCCGGCGCTTGGTGCGAAAAGTGGAAAGCCGTCGCCGGCGCGAATTGGGTAAGGCGCTGGATCGGCTGAGCTCCGAGGAGCGCTCGCAGTGCATCGCCGCGTTGGAGCGCCTGCACGAGGTGCTGCAGGCTCCCGAGGACCCCCGAATTCCGTACTGA